The following is a genomic window from Sciurus carolinensis chromosome 3, mSciCar1.2, whole genome shotgun sequence.
GGAGACGGAAGACGTGACTCCTCCAGGGTACACAGCAGGCACGGTAACCAATTCTACGGGAGCCCAGGAGAATGGTCTGTTGCCACGTCCATGGTGGAGTAAGTTTTCTTTCCCAAGTGATCACGGAAGGGCCGTACCCCCATACTTCACCTGCTCTCACCTCCCTTAGCAAACCCAGCATACACCTGGTCCAGGGTGTCAATAAATGCAGGTGAAACTGAATTGGTTTTTAAAGCAGTTATCACATATAGACATGGCCTTTGTGCTATGTATACACCACAACCTGATGAGCAAATCCCCTGATTCTTAATTAACCTTTTCTTTTGAACCCTTGACCAAGCAGCAAATGGAGACCAATGAATTGGAAATGACAGCCTCACCTCCCCCGTGCTCCAACCTGGCCAGTCACCTAGCCTGGTAATTACCTGGACCGGGGCTGGGAACCTTTTTCAGGCTGACAAACAAATAATCTCCCACTAATAGCTATAATAACCACAGAGCCCAGTTCTCCCTTGTCTATTTCCTGATTACCATCCGTGAAACCCAGGGGCAAGTTGTAATAATATTTctaatatctctctctctgtcactctccCTCTTTGCTTTTAATAAAAAGGAGGCTGTGTGGACTGAGACTCAGGAGAAGCGGCACTGAGGAGGGGGAGGGTGTTTACCTGCAGAAGCCTCCCCGCAGGAAAGCTGGATGCTCCCAGCCTTTAGCAGACCTGGGGAATGgctaatatttttggaccatgcTTCTCGGTGCATGTCAAAGCAATCTGGAAGGCTGGTTCTTGACCCACAGTCACATGAAAGAGATGAGTTGTCAGCAAAGTCTCCAGTCCCCAGAGCAacaggagaaaaatgagaaaaaaaaaaaaaaggaggaaatgagtGATGGAAGAAGATGCAggaagggaagcaaaagatcaggTACGGGGATTAAGTGAAACTGGGCCCAGAAAGGAGGCTCTAACAGTGGCCTGGGTCCCTGCCATTTCCCCTGGAGATGGATGGCTCCTTGCTCCTGCCTGGAGCATCCTCCTTGTCCCACCCAGCTCAACATAGAATAGGAATGGCAGTCACTTGCAGGATGCTCACTTTGGTCCAGGCCTGTGCTGCATGTCCTGTGAGCCTCATGCAACCCTAGGATGCAGGCCCTCTTCTGCATGTGTTTACAAATGAGGGAGCTAAAGCACAGAGACCGTTAAAACCCACCCAAGGCCCACACAACAAGCTTGAGAGGCTGCCAGGCTTTAGAGACAGGTAGTCCTACCCCAGAACATAGCCCTCTGCATTCAGCCTAATTCTGTGTCCCCCAGAGCTCTGGGTACTGTTTCTGTATGTGCTTGATGTAGCAGAGAGAGCCCTGGAATTGAATCCCTGTCCCGTCCTGGCTGGATGACCTGATTCAGTTCACTGTCTTTGGGCTGCAGCTCTCTCATTTATAACGTGGGCATAAGAGCACCTGCTGGGTGCATCTCATGGAGCGGGTGCAGGGATTAGGTGATTATCTGTGGAGGCTCTTTGTAAACTCTGTTGTGCTCTGCACACTTTGGACGCCATCTTCCTCCCTCCTACTTCCCTGTGAGTGCCATGAGGACCTTGGGTGGCCACCATTGTTACCCAAGTCCCCCCCACTGTGGGGGTGCTCAGGAACTGGACGCTTCCTGCCCCTCTACTTCTCCTTGGCCCCTCTCCTTCCACCTGTCTCCTTCTCTCTACCTTcactctccccctcctctccctcctcctcttcctcctctttggaGGACTTGGCAGGACTCACTCTCTAATGGGAGGACATCCTTCCCTGTCTTTCCAATCTATCTCACACTCCGCTTTGAGATCAAGTTTACAAAAGCTACTGAGACATCACAACATGCTCAGAACCCTTTCACAATTCCCCAAATCCAAAGAAGAAGATTGGAGTTTCTTGACCCATCACTGAGGCCTTCCTGTTCGgccccacctccctctcctggtccctttTCTCAAGACTGTTTTTCTCCAGTTGCATTAATCCTGtcagtttcttcacctataaaGGCTGGTGGACAGGGGGTTAATGACCCATGGTTAACAATAAATGCAATATAATGAGCGGGGAATTCCATGGGGTCTTGCTCTGCCAGTTTGGAATCTCACCTGAGGTCCCACAGCTGAGAATGGCAGGTGTGAAGAGGCCACAGGTCCACAGGTCCTGAAGGGAGACATGGGAGCAGGTAGGACCGGCCGAGACAGGCCCCTCTGCAACCCTGGCCTGTGGCATCTGGGCCTCCACCAGAGAAGGCTACAGGTGGACGGAGGCAATGGGGGCAGGTGGGGTTTCAGACTTCTCAGCCAACAGTAGCAAGGGCCGGCTGGTGCTGGACCCACTCCTCTCCATCCCCCGGGCCAGGGCTCCCCTGACTGGACGCACGACGGAGTTGGAATGAGATCTCTTGGGAGAATTTGACCTGCAATCCCCAGAGCTGGGAGGACATGGAGACTAGGACCCAAATCACACAGGAAAGTCTAAAGTCAGCACCAACCGTCAGCCGTCAGCTGAGGAGAGAACGTTAGCAGGGACAATCCAGCAGAGTTCAGCAGGCAGGGAGGCCAAGGATGCCAGGCAAGGTGGGCAGGCACCTCGGTCCACCCAGGAGCTGAAGACCACCCCTGCCAACGAGGACCATGTGTGGGACATActgaaggaaggggagagggagggaagaactTCTGGAGAGCGGCCCAGTGGTCAAGGGGTGGTGCCTCGCCGAGGGTGGTGGGTCATAGCCGGTGACAGTACTATTTTTACCATCTCTCCCGGAAGAAGTTCAGTGCTCAGACCTCCTCTGTGGGGTGCTCTAGGCTAGGCTTCCTCACCTGCTCTCGTCCTCCACGCTGGCTGTGCTCCATGCCTGGAAGGCCCTCTCCACCCGTCTCCCCCACAGAAAATACAGTCCATTTCTCCAAGGCCAGGCTGGGTTCCGCCCATGTGCCCCTCTGGCAGCCTAGCTCGCTGCCTATCCCAGAGTTCATTCTCCTCTTCTTTAGTTTTACTTGGGTGTGTGGCCACCAAGAATAGAGACTGATGTTCACAGCCTCTCGTTGCTAGGAATGGCAGAGCAGGCATAAAGAGCAGCACTCAGAGCCAGTGAACTTGATTGAAAGCCCCCTGGCACAGGTCCTGGAGCTCTCTTCTTCTTGGCATCTTCCTCCTTTCACATGCCTGGAATGCAGACATAATGGCCGAAGGTCTGGCAGCCACTTAGTACCATGAGATGACTTTGTGGCATTGGAGTTACACACAAGGATAATGGAATATGAAGGGAACTATCTTGGGTTTTGACACTGTGAGGTTATCCTATGAGTTCTAGACTGCCTACCTTTACTTtaagtgtgtgagagagacataTGTTTATATTTCGGTTTGGTCATTGACTTTCCTAGAGGAAGCAGTCAAACCCAGTCTTAATCGATACACTGCTACATCACCCACAAGCTAACACAAGTGAAAATTCCTGGCATAGTGAGTCTCCTATGACAGTATCTCAGTCAACTTCTTTTGTCTCCTAGCCTGTGACATCTCTGGTGTCATAGctttatataatcttttttttttttttttttttttttttttttttttttcaggtaatgactttatttttttagttaacaTCACCAGCCCACGTTACAGCATGCTAAATCATAAAGTACAAATCCAAGGAAGGTAATACCTTTACTAAGTTACAAAACTTTGGCAAATCAATACAGTACtctttaatacaataaaatattatttatgttgaaGTCACATATTAGACTTAGTGATGATTTTCACTCCAAAAATATCATTTAAGTACCAAATCAAAACACTGTGGGTTTTTAGCAGAGCAAGttattttatacaatttaatGTCTTTCAACACTATACAATTCCTCCTTTTAGAGTCAGTTCCCCCACGCAGGCTGTTCTAGTCTGTATTAGCAAGGTGAGTGTGTAGGGGCTCTGCTTGCTTGGTTCTGGAGTTGGTCCAAAGTCAGGTACAGTTCCAATGTCTGAAAAgtgttaaaattctattttaaggaGACTCAATGTCAACGCCAATTTCtcccaagtactttttaaaaaaactgctaaattttcacataaatattaGAACCCTAGAAATTAGTCATTTCAAGCAACACTAATCTCAGATGATCCCTTGGATTTTAGAAGCCctgtatctttttgttttgatcaAGTCACATAGCCTTACtccagattattaaaaaaaaaaattctaactaaaatatagttataatttttaaataacaaataaatacacTGTCTGCTTGGAGATTCCTGGGGACCTGATGTTCTATACCgacttttatcatttctctaCAAATGCCGCCGCCGCCATTGGTGTCCTAATGCTTCCTCTTGCTGAAGCTGTCAACTCTTCAATTTCAgcatttaatttatgtattacCCATTCCATTGCTTCTCGGCCTTTACTAGCATTAGAAGATATCGTGCTTGCCATCAGCCCTTCCAGGTAACTGCTAAGGCTGACTCCCTGCACAGAGATGATGGCTTCCTGCGTCAAAATAGTCTTTTCTGGGTCTTGAGGATGTGGTTTGTATATAAGTCTCTCATCCACTGAAACCATATTTGTAAAGGAAATATTAGTAG
Proteins encoded in this region:
- the LOC124980282 gene encoding PRELI domain containing protein 3B; translation: MKIWTSEHVFDHPWETVTTAAMQKYPNPMNPSVVGVDVLDRHVDPSGKLHSHRLLSTEWGLPSIVKSLIGSARTKTYVQEHSVVDPVEKTMELKSTNISFTNMVSVDERLIYKPHPQDPEKTILTQEAIISVQGVSLSSYLEGLMASTISSNASKGREAMEWVIHKLNAEIEELTASARGSIRTPMAAAAFVEK